One genomic segment of Microbacterium sp. ProA8 includes these proteins:
- a CDS encoding LuxR C-terminal-related transcriptional regulator, whose protein sequence is MIISSDVDAGRKAAADRRWADALELLARVDARGQLGASDLEVLATAALLRGEPRAAVDALSRAYSAHLGLEDTAGAARSAGWLALDLIEQGDFTNSVMWAARAMRIVGAMAEPGALAGFVRLAPAVGQLGSGNAAEAIRSFEEILDVAERADDRELAAFTRLGLGKSLIEAGSSVDGFACLDLAMGAVAAGDVPPLPSGVIACASISDALLAFDVERAESWTAVLDRWCGEQPQLIAFSGQCQALEAALFLVRGEWAEASTAVDFALARFRAGDYRAIWGAPYQAAELARLRGAFHSAEESYRRAAESGWEAQPGVALLHLALGRTARAQEEIRRSVAGADPVTRRSLLPALVEIEVAAGDPVSARRAVEELRHATPGTATPMLDATVDTADARVLLADGRAADALEAARAAAHAWKVVGAPYEAARSRVLAGRALRALGEAEDARADLEAARAVFVELGAEPALADLAALMGDRRAGALTPRELEVLRLVSTGLTNRGIGAKLSLSEKTVARHLANIFGKLGISSRAAATAYAYENGLV, encoded by the coding sequence ATGATCATCTCCAGCGACGTGGACGCCGGTCGAAAGGCGGCGGCGGATCGCCGCTGGGCGGACGCACTGGAGCTGCTCGCGCGGGTCGATGCGCGCGGTCAGCTCGGGGCATCCGATCTGGAAGTGCTCGCGACGGCGGCACTGCTCCGCGGTGAGCCCCGAGCAGCCGTCGACGCGCTGTCGCGGGCCTACTCGGCGCACCTGGGTCTGGAGGACACTGCTGGCGCTGCGCGCTCGGCGGGGTGGCTGGCGCTCGACCTCATCGAGCAGGGCGACTTCACCAACAGCGTGATGTGGGCCGCGCGCGCGATGCGGATCGTGGGGGCGATGGCCGAGCCCGGCGCCCTGGCCGGCTTCGTCCGGCTGGCGCCGGCTGTCGGGCAGCTCGGCAGTGGGAACGCCGCCGAGGCGATCCGCTCCTTCGAGGAGATCCTCGATGTCGCCGAGCGCGCGGACGACCGGGAGCTTGCGGCGTTCACGAGGCTCGGTCTCGGCAAGTCTCTGATCGAAGCGGGGTCCTCGGTCGACGGCTTCGCATGCCTGGACCTGGCGATGGGTGCCGTCGCAGCTGGCGACGTCCCGCCGCTGCCGAGCGGGGTGATCGCCTGTGCCTCCATCTCGGACGCCCTGCTCGCCTTCGACGTGGAGCGCGCGGAATCGTGGACGGCTGTGCTCGACCGGTGGTGCGGCGAGCAGCCGCAGCTGATCGCCTTCAGCGGCCAGTGCCAGGCGCTCGAGGCGGCGCTGTTCCTGGTGCGGGGTGAGTGGGCGGAGGCGTCGACGGCCGTCGACTTCGCCCTGGCGCGCTTCCGAGCAGGGGACTACCGCGCGATCTGGGGCGCGCCCTACCAGGCGGCGGAGCTCGCTCGGCTGCGCGGCGCCTTCCACTCCGCCGAGGAGTCGTACCGCCGCGCAGCCGAGTCCGGATGGGAAGCGCAGCCCGGCGTCGCCCTTCTGCACCTCGCACTCGGGCGCACGGCGAGGGCGCAGGAGGAGATCCGTCGGAGCGTGGCCGGCGCCGACCCCGTCACCCGACGGTCCCTGCTGCCCGCGCTCGTCGAGATCGAGGTCGCAGCGGGTGATCCCGTATCCGCGCGTCGCGCGGTGGAGGAGCTTCGGCATGCGACACCTGGCACGGCTACCCCGATGCTCGACGCCACCGTCGACACGGCGGACGCGAGGGTGCTGCTCGCGGACGGCCGCGCAGCGGACGCGCTCGAGGCGGCACGAGCCGCCGCGCACGCGTGGAAGGTGGTCGGCGCGCCGTACGAGGCAGCCCGCAGCCGAGTGCTGGCGGGGCGTGCGCTTCGCGCGCTGGGAGAGGCCGAGGACGCAAGAGCGGATCTCGAGGCGGCACGCGCGGTGTTCGTCGAGCTCGGTGCGGAACCCGCTCTCGCGGACCTGGCCGCGCTGATGGGTGATCGCCGCGCGGGCGCCCTTACCCCGCGGGAGCTCGAGGTGCTCCGCCTCGTGTCCACGGGCCTCACGAACCGGGGCATCGGCGCGAAGCTGTCGCTGAGCGAGAAGACGGTCGCACGGCACCTGGCCAACATCTTCGGCAAGCTCGGCATCTCCAGCCGCGCCGCCGCGACCGCCTACGCGTACGAGAACGGGCTGGTCTGA
- a CDS encoding S4 domain-containing protein, which produces MTDAAPAGKAVRVDAWLWAVRIYKTRSAATTACRAGHVRVGGERAKAAQPVRIGDEIRVRIDGFDRMLVVKQPISKRVGAPLVATAMEDRTPPRDPTPIMAQRDRGAGRPTKRERREIDRLRGRE; this is translated from the coding sequence ATGACCGATGCGGCGCCCGCGGGCAAGGCCGTGCGGGTGGATGCCTGGCTCTGGGCGGTGCGGATCTACAAGACCCGCTCGGCGGCAACGACCGCCTGCCGCGCGGGGCACGTGCGGGTCGGCGGCGAGCGCGCGAAGGCGGCGCAGCCGGTGCGGATCGGAGACGAGATCCGCGTGCGCATCGACGGGTTCGACCGGATGCTCGTCGTGAAGCAGCCGATCTCGAAGCGCGTCGGCGCCCCGCTCGTCGCCACCGCCATGGAGGACCGCACACCCCCGCGCGACCCGACGCCGATCATGGCGCAGCGCGATCGCGGCGCCGGGCGTCCGACGAAGCGCGAACGGCGCGAGATCGACCGCCTCCGGGGACGCGAGTGA
- a CDS encoding lysoplasmalogenase translates to MHRLWIGFVPYIVVSIVHVSALAADSPAIAAPTKLALMPLLLLAVAWGARGTGWTASHTLLVAAIMLSWLGDGAGVFVPWLPTVPMMLLFFGFAHLCYIWLFWRRLAARRVPPWAAVYGVWWIALLAVLWPHLGGLAVAVAAYGLVLGGTAVAASRCHPLVVWGSVFFLASDSVLAFRLFLPEAMPGWTSPLVMLTYCLGQGLIAAGVLVSVRARHAAVTPVTA, encoded by the coding sequence ATGCATCGGCTGTGGATCGGCTTCGTGCCGTACATCGTGGTGTCGATCGTCCACGTGTCGGCGCTCGCCGCCGACTCCCCGGCCATCGCCGCGCCGACCAAGCTCGCACTCATGCCGCTGCTGCTCCTCGCCGTCGCCTGGGGCGCGCGAGGGACAGGATGGACGGCGTCGCACACGCTCCTCGTCGCGGCGATCATGCTCTCCTGGCTCGGCGACGGCGCCGGGGTCTTCGTGCCGTGGCTGCCCACCGTGCCCATGATGCTGCTCTTCTTCGGATTCGCGCACCTCTGCTACATCTGGTTGTTCTGGCGGAGGCTCGCCGCCCGTCGGGTACCCCCGTGGGCGGCGGTCTACGGCGTCTGGTGGATCGCGCTGCTCGCCGTGCTGTGGCCGCACCTCGGCGGGCTCGCCGTCGCCGTCGCCGCATACGGACTGGTGCTCGGCGGCACGGCGGTCGCGGCATCCCGCTGCCATCCGCTCGTCGTCTGGGGCAGCGTGTTCTTCCTGGCGTCCGACTCCGTGCTCGCGTTCCGGCTCTTCCTGCCAGAGGCCATGCCGGGCTGGACGAGCCCGCTCGTCATGCTCACGTACTGCCTCGGCCAGGGACTCATCGCCGCGGGCGTGCTGGTCAGCGTTCGCGCACGGCACGCGGCCGTGACGCCGGTGACGGCATGA
- a CDS encoding GNAT family N-acetyltransferase: MTTITIEPATADRFDDAQHALSGGGDGYGCQCQWWMMPNSEWQKTSREQREGMLRDEMDATPFPALIAYVDGEAAGWVRVGPRTRQIRLARTRDYAANSEEPWDDESVWTVSCFVVRKEQRKQGLNARLLDAAIEYARASGARVIEAYPLDPDAGRKIPANDLYHGVLSTFQEAGFREVARPKPHVAIVALDLAA, from the coding sequence ATGACCACCATCACCATCGAACCGGCCACTGCAGATCGCTTCGACGACGCGCAGCACGCCCTCAGCGGCGGCGGCGACGGGTACGGCTGCCAATGCCAGTGGTGGATGATGCCGAACAGCGAGTGGCAGAAGACGTCGAGAGAGCAGCGGGAGGGCATGCTCCGCGACGAGATGGACGCGACCCCCTTCCCCGCACTCATCGCCTACGTCGACGGCGAGGCGGCCGGCTGGGTGAGGGTCGGCCCGCGCACCCGACAGATTCGTCTCGCGCGGACGCGTGACTACGCGGCGAACTCGGAAGAGCCGTGGGACGACGAGTCGGTCTGGACGGTGAGCTGCTTCGTCGTCCGCAAAGAGCAGCGCAAGCAGGGCCTCAATGCGCGCCTGCTCGACGCCGCGATCGAGTACGCCCGCGCGAGCGGGGCACGTGTGATCGAGGCATACCCGCTCGACCCGGACGCGGGCAGGAAGATCCCCGCGAACGACCTCTATCACGGCGTGCTGTCGACGTTCCAGGAGGCCGGGTTCCGCGAAGTGGCACGACCCAAGCCCCACGTCGCGATCGTCGCACTCGATCTCGCGGCCTGA
- a CDS encoding TetR/AcrR family transcriptional regulator, with protein MNGMDASATAPASEQPRRRGPYATTPARRAQIVRAALASIAEHGYERASLRDIAARADVTHAALLRHFADKGELLVAALAQRDADDEEFARRIMESRVPAEQVLSAVLRNEFSHPEQGRNWLAITVAATNPEHPAHDFFVARRERMRLHLSSRRFGTDEDGEELSADDKVTMLAAMIDGLRIQALMDPDQDVLPLLEVFMRLIATPSVDQEPPV; from the coding sequence ATGAACGGCATGGATGCCTCGGCGACGGCGCCCGCGAGCGAACAGCCTCGCAGGCGAGGCCCATACGCGACGACCCCTGCGCGGCGAGCGCAGATCGTGCGCGCGGCCCTCGCGAGCATCGCCGAGCACGGCTACGAGCGAGCCTCGCTCCGCGACATCGCCGCTCGCGCCGACGTCACGCATGCCGCACTGCTGCGCCACTTCGCTGACAAGGGCGAACTCCTCGTCGCGGCACTCGCCCAGCGCGACGCCGACGACGAGGAGTTCGCACGACGCATCATGGAATCGCGCGTCCCCGCCGAGCAGGTGCTGTCCGCCGTTCTGAGGAACGAGTTCTCCCACCCCGAGCAGGGGCGCAACTGGCTGGCGATCACCGTCGCAGCGACCAATCCCGAGCATCCCGCCCACGACTTCTTCGTCGCGCGGCGCGAGCGGATGCGGTTACACCTGTCGAGCCGACGCTTCGGCACGGACGAGGACGGCGAGGAACTCAGCGCCGACGACAAGGTCACGATGCTGGCGGCGATGATCGACGGCCTCCGCATCCAGGCACTGATGGATCCCGATCAGGACGTGCTGCCGCTGCTCGAGGTCTTCATGCGATTGATCGCAACACCGAGCGTTGATCAGGAGCCACCTGTGTGA
- a CDS encoding MFS transporter — MTNNLTERDEATAPGGPGSEPQQSMSRSYILWLMLASFGASMAMMVPLSYGIAVRITELAPGHEEVLGYITGSAQLVYLVISPLIGIWSDRTRSRFGRRTPFLYLGTAIGLVGLVVIGLAPSLLIVGAGWVLGMTGWSIAGAALQTLQADKLPEAQRGKVSALTGLMTQIAPVLGIGVAYAVSSSTLLIFVVPGVIGALLLALFPLIKPEGSSKDLPDADHVTVKSVVTSYGFNVRKYPDFAWNWLGRFVFFVGLYFNTTFGTFFYAQRLDLPVREVAGIVATVGMIGVLAAATGALVGGFLSDKLQRRRLFVMIAALLFVVGAVAEATAWSLPQIIIGAVLMQLAIAVFATVDQAIVYAIIPDRDQAGRYMAVIQFAQKIPSAVAPLIAGVVITIGAVGDVKNYTLLYLTGAVFALIGGLIILLKVKSVR, encoded by the coding sequence GTGACCAACAACCTCACGGAGCGGGACGAGGCGACTGCTCCCGGCGGACCCGGATCCGAGCCCCAACAATCGATGAGCCGGAGCTACATCCTCTGGCTGATGCTCGCCAGCTTCGGCGCCTCCATGGCGATGATGGTCCCGCTGTCGTACGGCATCGCGGTGCGCATCACCGAGCTCGCCCCGGGCCACGAAGAGGTGCTGGGCTACATCACGGGCTCGGCGCAGCTTGTCTACCTCGTCATCAGCCCGCTCATCGGGATCTGGAGCGACCGCACCCGCTCGCGGTTCGGGCGGCGCACCCCGTTCCTCTATCTCGGCACGGCGATCGGCCTTGTGGGCCTCGTGGTGATCGGCCTCGCGCCGAGCCTCTTGATCGTCGGCGCCGGCTGGGTCCTCGGAATGACCGGCTGGTCGATCGCGGGCGCCGCGCTCCAGACCCTGCAGGCTGACAAGCTTCCCGAGGCCCAGCGCGGAAAGGTCTCTGCGCTCACCGGGCTGATGACCCAGATAGCTCCCGTGCTCGGCATCGGTGTCGCCTACGCGGTGTCCTCCAGCACCCTGCTGATCTTCGTCGTCCCCGGTGTCATCGGCGCACTGCTGCTCGCCCTGTTCCCTCTCATCAAGCCCGAGGGCAGTTCGAAGGACCTTCCCGACGCGGACCACGTCACCGTGAAGTCTGTCGTGACCAGTTACGGCTTCAATGTGCGCAAGTACCCCGACTTCGCCTGGAACTGGCTCGGCCGCTTCGTGTTCTTCGTCGGTCTGTACTTCAACACGACGTTCGGCACCTTCTTCTACGCACAGCGCCTCGACCTGCCCGTGCGCGAGGTGGCGGGAATCGTCGCCACCGTCGGCATGATCGGCGTCCTCGCCGCTGCCACGGGCGCCCTCGTCGGCGGCTTCCTCTCCGACAAGCTCCAGCGCCGTCGCCTGTTCGTCATGATCGCCGCGCTGCTGTTCGTGGTCGGTGCCGTCGCCGAGGCGACCGCGTGGTCGCTGCCGCAGATCATCATCGGTGCCGTCCTGATGCAGTTGGCCATCGCGGTGTTCGCGACCGTCGACCAGGCGATCGTCTACGCGATCATTCCCGACCGCGATCAGGCGGGCCGCTACATGGCGGTGATCCAGTTCGCGCAGAAGATCCCCAGCGCCGTCGCCCCGCTCATCGCGGGAGTCGTGATCACGATCGGCGCGGTGGGTGATGTGAAGAACTACACACTTCTCTACCTGACCGGTGCCGTCTTCGCCCTGATCGGCGGACTCATCATCCTGCTCAAGGTCAAGTCTGTCCGCTGA
- a CDS encoding family 78 glycoside hydrolase catalytic domain has translation MSRNAPSALSVDSGGDEFVVTGDRPRLSFVSAGSDSHVIEASIDGGAPVTAEITGHRFVEWPFEPLRSGARVTWRVRRAVADGAWSKRAVFEVGLLDADWTAEWISPVEAADPGYGERPTHVLAGTFALPSRIESARLYATALGVYTATANGSRVGGDELAPGSTSYDRTLYAQAHDVTALLEVGANRLEIELSDGWYRGQVGAFRLPAGWGTTLGVRAELHVRLADGVTQVIVTDGSWTSAPTTTTRADLMAGQTVDFTAAPGTPTAARVGAVVDAPAIAWSPAPPVRVLESRAPVAVAQVAEGVTVVDFGQNASGWVRLTDLGAPGTRTVIEYGEYVDASGDLSTTHLDSERPEGRMAFVQRDEVVAGAPGEVFEPRHTVHGFQYARITRTGAPLDAASVTMQILHSDLKRTGSFESSDEHLNRLHEIAEWSFRGNAVDVPTDCPTRERLAWTGDYQVFAPTATRLYDVLGFTRKWLQSVRDDQLDDGRIANFSPDGRRIKHHLDDQFAMMTGSSGWGDAIVAVPWEMYLTYGDRAVLEENYDAMVRWVEWALEKARTTRHHARVQASPEPEPFEQYLWDGTFHWGEWTEPRERDAEGNRIDPIKHNPMAWFMADKGEVGTAYLHRSTAMLARIAEIIGLETHAARYAETAERVADAWRQAYLNSDGTTVTDTQAAYVRALAFGLVPADLRAAALGRLVELIEASDTHLATGFLATADLLPVLADGGRADVAYALLAQRTAPSWMYMVDRGATTIWEDWEGIDENGDAHESLNHYSKGAVIRFLHTHTLGLRQDADSIAWEKVTIAPLPAPGMTWARGAHNGPQGEIAVEWRIEGDSIRIAADIPAGTTARIVFPDGTVHAAGPGRFDQIIALPASTLAVAAR, from the coding sequence ATGTCGCGCAACGCCCCCTCTGCCCTGTCGGTCGACAGTGGCGGCGATGAGTTCGTCGTCACCGGCGATCGCCCCCGTCTGTCGTTCGTGAGCGCCGGCTCGGACAGTCACGTCATCGAGGCATCGATCGACGGTGGCGCCCCGGTCACCGCCGAGATCACCGGTCACCGTTTTGTGGAGTGGCCGTTCGAGCCGCTGCGCAGCGGCGCCCGCGTGACGTGGCGAGTAAGGCGAGCTGTCGCGGATGGTGCATGGTCGAAGCGTGCCGTGTTCGAGGTGGGTCTTCTCGACGCCGATTGGACGGCCGAGTGGATCTCGCCGGTCGAAGCGGCTGACCCCGGATACGGCGAGCGTCCCACGCACGTGCTCGCGGGGACGTTCGCCCTCCCTTCGAGGATCGAGTCGGCGCGTCTGTACGCGACAGCGCTCGGCGTCTACACCGCGACGGCGAACGGATCCCGCGTGGGCGGCGACGAGCTCGCGCCCGGGTCGACGTCGTACGACCGGACGCTCTACGCCCAGGCGCACGACGTCACCGCACTCCTCGAGGTCGGGGCGAATCGACTCGAGATCGAACTGTCGGACGGCTGGTACCGCGGCCAGGTCGGCGCCTTCCGGCTGCCCGCCGGCTGGGGAACCACGCTCGGTGTGCGGGCGGAGCTGCATGTGCGGCTCGCCGACGGCGTGACGCAGGTGATCGTCACCGACGGCAGCTGGACGAGCGCGCCGACGACTACGACCCGTGCGGACCTCATGGCAGGTCAGACTGTCGACTTCACCGCGGCGCCCGGCACTCCGACCGCGGCACGCGTCGGTGCCGTCGTCGACGCGCCGGCGATAGCCTGGTCGCCGGCTCCGCCCGTGCGCGTGCTCGAATCGCGCGCCCCCGTCGCTGTCGCCCAGGTCGCCGAGGGCGTCACCGTCGTGGACTTCGGCCAGAACGCCTCCGGCTGGGTGCGGCTCACCGATCTCGGTGCTCCGGGCACGCGCACGGTGATCGAGTACGGCGAGTACGTGGATGCCTCGGGCGACCTGTCGACGACCCACCTCGACTCCGAGCGACCAGAGGGCCGCATGGCCTTCGTTCAGCGCGACGAGGTCGTGGCGGGCGCTCCAGGTGAGGTGTTCGAGCCGCGCCACACGGTGCACGGCTTCCAGTACGCCCGCATCACACGCACGGGCGCACCGCTGGACGCGGCATCCGTGACCATGCAGATCTTGCACAGCGACCTGAAGCGAACGGGCTCGTTCGAGAGCAGCGACGAGCACCTCAACCGTCTGCACGAGATCGCCGAGTGGAGCTTCCGCGGCAACGCCGTCGACGTGCCCACCGACTGCCCGACGCGCGAGCGTCTCGCGTGGACCGGCGACTACCAGGTGTTCGCGCCGACGGCGACGCGCCTGTACGACGTGCTCGGATTCACCCGCAAGTGGCTGCAGTCGGTGCGAGACGACCAGCTCGACGACGGACGCATCGCGAACTTCTCGCCCGACGGACGCCGGATCAAGCACCACCTCGACGACCAGTTCGCCATGATGACGGGGTCTTCGGGGTGGGGCGATGCGATCGTCGCCGTGCCGTGGGAGATGTACCTGACGTACGGCGACCGCGCGGTGCTCGAGGAGAACTACGACGCCATGGTGCGCTGGGTGGAGTGGGCGCTCGAGAAGGCGCGCACCACGCGACACCACGCCCGCGTGCAGGCCTCTCCCGAACCCGAGCCGTTCGAGCAGTATCTGTGGGACGGCACGTTCCACTGGGGTGAATGGACCGAGCCCCGGGAGCGGGATGCCGAGGGCAACCGCATCGACCCCATCAAACACAACCCGATGGCCTGGTTCATGGCGGACAAGGGAGAGGTCGGCACGGCATACCTGCACCGCTCGACTGCGATGCTCGCCCGGATCGCCGAGATCATCGGACTGGAGACGCATGCTGCGCGCTACGCCGAGACCGCCGAACGGGTCGCCGACGCCTGGCGCCAGGCGTACCTGAATAGCGACGGCACCACGGTGACTGACACTCAGGCCGCATACGTGCGTGCGCTCGCGTTCGGACTCGTGCCCGCCGACCTTCGCGCCGCCGCGCTCGGCCGGCTCGTCGAGCTGATCGAGGCGAGCGACACGCACCTGGCCACCGGCTTCCTCGCGACGGCCGACCTGCTCCCTGTGCTCGCAGACGGCGGCCGCGCCGACGTCGCATACGCACTGCTCGCCCAGCGCACTGCGCCTTCATGGATGTACATGGTCGACCGCGGTGCGACAACGATCTGGGAGGACTGGGAGGGGATCGACGAGAACGGCGATGCCCACGAGTCGCTAAACCACTACAGCAAGGGCGCGGTGATCCGGTTCCTTCACACCCACACGCTCGGGCTCCGGCAGGATGCCGACTCGATCGCGTGGGAGAAAGTCACGATCGCTCCGCTGCCTGCGCCCGGCATGACCTGGGCGCGGGGAGCGCATAACGGCCCGCAGGGCGAGATCGCCGTCGAGTGGCGCATCGAGGGCGACAGCATCCGCATCGCCGCTGACATCCCCGCCGGCACCACCGCGCGCATCGTCTTCCCCGACGGCACCGTCCACGCCGCGGGTCCGGGCCGTTTCGACCAGATCATCGCACTACCGGCATCCACCCTCGCCGTCGCCGCCCGGTGA
- a CDS encoding family 1 glycosylhydrolase — MTSFPDGFLWGAATAGHQIEGNNVNSDWWAREQMMPGMELSGDAVDSYHRYREDIQLLADAGLTSYRFSLEWSRIEPVRGHFSKAELAHYRRMIDFCLERGVTPVVTLQHFTTPQWFAALGGWDGPEAQELFCAFVEQACTILDGVEWVVTMNEPNMQAAIMTAMRHLAASGGEWTSPTVEAEGDQEKKQTHSEFLTYADPEIGRLFTRIHHAARAIVRDRTGAKVGWTIAAGALTAAPGGEEKLLQIRYGKEDVYWEGSRGDDFVGVQAYSSQQVDANGLVPHPPHPDNTLVGTAFRPDSLAMAVRHAWEVSEHTPILITENGIATADDTQRIRYTDEALQGLLGTIADGIDVRGYLHWSLLDNFEWGHWEPTFGLIAVDRDTFARTAKPSLGWLGEVAQRNALSREG; from the coding sequence ATGACCAGCTTCCCCGACGGCTTCCTCTGGGGTGCGGCTACCGCCGGCCACCAGATCGAGGGCAACAATGTGAACAGCGACTGGTGGGCGCGCGAGCAGATGATGCCGGGCATGGAGCTGTCGGGCGACGCCGTCGACAGCTACCACCGCTACCGCGAAGACATCCAATTGCTCGCCGATGCCGGTCTCACCTCGTACCGGTTCAGCCTCGAATGGTCGCGCATCGAGCCGGTGCGCGGGCACTTCTCGAAAGCCGAGCTCGCCCACTACCGCCGCATGATCGACTTCTGCCTCGAGCGGGGTGTGACCCCGGTCGTCACGCTGCAGCACTTCACCACCCCGCAGTGGTTCGCAGCCCTCGGTGGGTGGGACGGCCCCGAGGCGCAGGAGCTCTTCTGCGCGTTCGTCGAGCAGGCCTGCACCATCCTCGACGGGGTTGAGTGGGTCGTCACGATGAACGAGCCCAACATGCAGGCCGCCATCATGACCGCGATGCGCCACCTCGCGGCCTCCGGCGGCGAGTGGACGAGCCCGACCGTCGAGGCTGAGGGTGACCAGGAGAAGAAGCAGACTCACAGCGAGTTCCTCACCTACGCCGACCCCGAGATCGGCCGTCTGTTTACGCGCATCCACCACGCCGCCCGTGCGATCGTCCGCGACCGCACGGGTGCGAAGGTCGGCTGGACCATCGCCGCCGGCGCCCTCACCGCAGCCCCGGGCGGGGAGGAAAAGCTTCTCCAGATCCGCTACGGCAAGGAGGACGTGTACTGGGAGGGCAGCCGCGGCGACGACTTCGTCGGCGTGCAGGCCTACAGCTCGCAGCAGGTCGACGCCAACGGGCTGGTCCCTCACCCGCCGCACCCTGACAACACCCTCGTCGGCACGGCCTTCCGTCCCGACTCGCTTGCGATGGCCGTGCGCCACGCATGGGAGGTCAGCGAGCACACGCCGATTCTGATCACCGAGAACGGCATCGCCACGGCTGACGACACCCAGCGCATCCGCTACACCGACGAGGCGCTCCAGGGCCTGCTCGGCACGATCGCCGACGGCATCGATGTCCGCGGGTACCTGCACTGGTCACTGCTCGACAACTTCGAGTGGGGCCACTGGGAGCCGACCTTCGGTCTCATCGCCGTCGACCGTGACACGTTCGCACGCACAGCGAAGCCCAGTCTCGGCTGGCTCGGCGAGGTGGCGCAGCGCAACGCGCTGTCGCGGGAGGGCTGA
- a CDS encoding SDR family NAD(P)-dependent oxidoreductase yields MKISGKTFVVTGAGNGIGREVTLQLLAAGASVAGVDLNEAGLQKTAELADAGSRFTAHVVNITDRDAVEALPAQVEASQGPADAVINVAGVIQKFVKVADLPYSEIEKVMNVNFWGTMNMVKAFLPVLTSRPEAALVNVASMGAYAPVPGQAVYGASKAAVKVLTEALYAELLDTSVAVTVIFPGAIGTDIAANSGVALSDGSQDAPAYKTTPPSAAAAVIVDAVIKGRYRATIGGDAAAMDKLSRLSPKRATTLIAKQMGALLN; encoded by the coding sequence ATGAAGATCTCGGGCAAGACGTTCGTCGTCACCGGCGCCGGTAACGGCATCGGCCGCGAGGTGACGCTTCAACTCCTCGCCGCCGGCGCTTCGGTCGCAGGCGTCGACCTCAATGAAGCCGGACTTCAGAAGACCGCAGAGCTCGCCGATGCCGGTTCCCGGTTCACGGCGCATGTCGTGAACATCACTGACCGGGACGCCGTGGAGGCACTGCCTGCGCAGGTCGAGGCTTCCCAGGGCCCCGCCGACGCCGTGATCAATGTCGCCGGGGTGATCCAGAAGTTCGTGAAGGTCGCCGATCTGCCCTACTCGGAGATCGAGAAGGTCATGAACGTGAACTTCTGGGGGACCATGAACATGGTCAAGGCGTTCCTGCCCGTTCTGACCTCGCGTCCTGAAGCCGCTCTCGTGAATGTCGCCAGCATGGGCGCCTACGCACCGGTCCCCGGCCAGGCCGTCTACGGCGCCTCCAAGGCGGCCGTCAAGGTGCTCACCGAGGCGCTCTACGCCGAGCTTCTCGACACGTCCGTCGCGGTGACGGTGATCTTCCCGGGCGCGATCGGCACAGATATCGCCGCGAACTCGGGCGTTGCGCTGTCGGACGGGTCGCAGGACGCGCCCGCGTACAAGACGACCCCGCCTTCTGCTGCGGCGGCGGTCATCGTCGACGCCGTGATCAAGGGCAGGTACCGCGCGACCATCGGGGGCGACGCGGCGGCGATGGACAAGCTCTCGCGCCTCAGCCCCAAGCGGGCCACCACGCTCATCGCCAAGCAGATGGGAGCTCTGCTCAACTGA
- a CDS encoding SDR family oxidoreductase has protein sequence MSFPFADVSDRPLSDLLSLGGRRAVVTGAAQGLGKAIASRLAEAGADLLLIDLNADAADAAAAELSERYGVRVVSTGADVADAASVAAAADLAVAELGGIDVWVNNAGIFPNAPVTIMPDEMWDSTFAVNARGVFLGAREAARRMSADGSGGVIVNIISTAGVQVAFPGMAAYVGSKHAALGMTKSLAVDLAPLGIRVLGVAPSFVPTEGNLAAAKAGAEAAAAAGIEMPPLEVMNKSMIGRMGTPDDIARVVLFAASDLSMIMTGSTLMADAGETI, from the coding sequence ATGTCTTTCCCGTTCGCCGACGTTTCGGACCGTCCGCTTTCCGATCTTCTCTCGCTGGGCGGGCGGCGCGCCGTCGTGACCGGTGCTGCCCAGGGCCTGGGCAAGGCCATCGCCTCGCGCCTGGCTGAGGCCGGCGCTGACCTTCTGCTGATAGACCTCAATGCCGACGCCGCCGATGCCGCGGCCGCGGAACTGTCGGAGCGGTACGGGGTTCGGGTGGTGAGCACGGGCGCCGACGTCGCCGATGCCGCGTCCGTCGCCGCCGCGGCCGACCTCGCCGTCGCCGAACTCGGCGGCATCGATGTCTGGGTCAACAACGCGGGAATCTTCCCGAACGCGCCCGTGACGATCATGCCCGACGAGATGTGGGATTCCACCTTCGCCGTCAACGCCCGCGGTGTCTTCCTCGGAGCACGTGAGGCCGCACGACGGATGTCGGCGGACGGTTCGGGCGGGGTCATCGTGAATATCATCTCCACGGCGGGCGTGCAGGTGGCGTTCCCGGGAATGGCCGCCTACGTCGGCTCGAAGCACGCGGCGCTCGGCATGACCAAGTCGCTCGCGGTCGACCTCGCCCCCCTCGGCATCCGCGTGCTCGGCGTGGCGCCGAGCTTCGTGCCGACCGAGGGCAACCTCGCCGCTGCGAAGGCCGGCGCCGAGGCGGCTGCCGCGGCGGGCATCGAGATGCCCCCGCTGGAGGTCATGAACAAGAGCATGATCGGCCGAATGGGCACCCCCGACGACATTGCCCGCGTCGTGCTCTTCGCCGCCAGCGACCTCTCTATGATCATGACGGGCAGCACCCTCATGGCCGACGCCGGCGAGACGATCTAG